In the genome of Malania oleifera isolate guangnan ecotype guangnan chromosome 5, ASM2987363v1, whole genome shotgun sequence, the window CACTATACTATTGAGAGTACTTGCCTAATGGTGCTATATAACAGCTTTCATCAACTGGAAgacaaggaaaagaagaaaaagacttgccTATGTTTGTCTACATACTTATAATGGTGCCAAACACCAACACTCATATTTTGAGTCCTTGTTACATAAAACCAGATCAAATATTTCAAGAGCTGAGAAGGGAAATCTACAGAACAGGATCTTATTAATAGAAGCATGTGGCTGTCAACACGATTATGTTACGAAAGCAGAAAGCATGAGCtaactcacaaaaaaaaaaaagtaaatagtTATAAAATGGGAACTCTAGGATGCACCTTAGAAGGTGGTCGAGGTAGAGAAGCTGGCTGCACAGCCTTTCTTGGTCCTGTTAGCTGTCGAATCACTTTCAGCTCATCTGTTATCTCCACCAAAAGTTTCAACATTTTTTCCACTTGCAAGTGCTCTGAGGAAAAGCTATACTTATCCCTGCCTTCATGAACTTCATGCAGCCTTCCTCTGAAAGATTCAATTTCAGCTTCAATTTTCATCCTTTCATCACTAACTGCAGGTGTACAAGTCCACCCTGGATCAACAGAAAGGGTTTGGCCTGGTGAATTAACTATCACCAATGACCCACTACTCACATTTGAATTATTTCTGTGAATTCCATGCTCAGTTTCTGGCATGCCCATGCCAGGAAAATCACTTAGAATTCTACCACAGCTGGCACAAGAAACTCCAGTTGAGGGAGCACAATTTCTAGATCCACCCAAAGCAGCACATACAGATGATCCACTTTCTTTTGCACTTCCTTCATCTGCAAGGATAGGTTTATTTTCGTGGACATTTAACGCTGTATCAACCTTGCAACCATGCAAATTGCTGCCTATCTGGTCCCCACCTTCTCCAACTTTTTTCTCCAGATTTATTTGCTTCACAATATCACCATGTAAATTCCAGCTAGGACTTTGTTTCTGAACATGTAGAGCTTCATTATTTGAAGAACAGAGAATATTTTCTCCCATTTCCTTGTCACTTATGGATTCATCAATCTGTTGCTGCAACAGTAGAGGTTCCTCATTCAAATAATGGGAAGATGCAAGCATCTGTCCCCAATTAATttccatatcatgcatgtcatcTCCCACCTGCTCATTCCCTAGAAATGTCATCTGCCTATAAGCATCAACTTGTCTCTCCAAGATATGTTTTTCCCTGTCCCTTATAAAAAGGAGCTCTTTGAGAATATTCATCTCCTCTTCATCATAAGCAGATTTTTCATCTATTATCCTTTGATACTGGCGAGCTTCCATTTCTATTGATGCCTTCTCCTTTTGCAAGCGAAGTATCATGGCCATAGCTTCCTCTGCAGCAGTGGCAGCAGCAGCTCTCTCTTTTTCCAGTTCAATGCTAAGAGCTGCACAAAACACTTTCTCTTCTTCAAGTGCTTGTTCCAATTCTCTAATTGCATTCACTTTGTTTTGAGAAATCCCCATTCTATCTTGAGGATTTTTGACGAAGCCTTTGGCAGACGATGAATCCTTGTCCACTGCCTCAACATCACTAATTGTTCCACTCAATTTCATAATCTGCTGAGTACTTGCACAAGTTGGAGTATTCCTAATATCTGAAAAGCATCATCATAAACATCAGTATGAATTATACTGCAATAGTCAAAACGAATAGCTGTATCTGCCACAGTGGCCCAAAGTATAAAATTAGACCTTAATTTTGATTTCTCAAGTCATTCAAAATTTTCCACAATtcaatattttgcaaaaaatTTACAGCATTTCCAATGGAAGTAGGCAACGCTGCAACATCACAAACACACaggcaaaaaaaaattaaaaacaatgcGGTTTATGATAGGTGGTCTTGGGCCTTTTCAACCCCAAAAGCTCACTCATggggtgagactttccctcacacttaataactaaccACCAACCCCTTCTACAATTGATGTAGGATAAccccaacaatcttcccctcacaCATCGGGCACCAAATCGGCGGCACCATGTACCCGGCATCCCGAGGAGAATGTTGAtccatggctctgataccagtgaTAGATGGTCTTGGGCCTTCTCAAtcccaaaagctagctcatggggtgaggtttttcctcacacttaataactaaccACCAGCCCCTTctacaaccgatgtgggataaccccaacaGTTTAAGTATCACAAAAGTAAAACAAATAGAACTGGGTTGATGTGAAAATCAGCACAAGTCATACTCTGATCCTTGCACCAATGGTCGAATGGCATTCACCTGCTACCCTTGCAACCATAGTTAGGAGACCCAGTGGCATCTAGGTCTTTCTCCAGTGCTCAAGTCTGTTATGGAAAATGAGGAAATAGGGAATGACCATTTGTTGCTTTGGTATAGATTACTTACCTTTCCCCTCCCCCTAGCTGCCCTTATATAGGCTTATTCTAAGGAACCTTTCCCCTCCCCCTAGCTGCCCTTATATAGGCTTATTCTAAGGAAGTGTAATGCCCAAGTCACCAAGGGAGTTATCCTTGACATTATGAAGGGTTACACCTCCATAATGGCTTATGGGCATGATCTTAAATTTTCACTAAACTGTTGAAATTTCTGTCAGAATGTTTgctttccatcaccctcaaaatcgaaatggctaTTGAAtttcatcttgcataatttctgttgaaatttcaacaaatcattcaaaattcaacaaaatctcaaaattttagcgaaacttatcaaaattttaactatagaatgaaatatccttggaattcaaatgtgagTTTTTGTAAGCGAAAGCTTTGAATCTTTTATTCAAGCATAAgtttgttcatatgtacatcccaatatataatactattacctatcctaaacaaggaaacaatccccTTACTGAATAAAATCAAATCCCCTATATTTACCCAATTTgtgtattatttacaatgatacttgggattgggattgggattgggattttaacactccccctcaagttagaTCATAAGTATTAATCAtttccaacttgctaatgagatcatcaaagttctgtcgtcccaaccctttggtgaaaatatctgtagtttgttccttggtaggtacatatgTCATACAAATAATcccttcttcaattttctctttgatgaagtgtctgtccacttccacatgtttagtcctgtcgtgttgaactggattgagagagatgctgatagCTACCTTATTGTCactatagagtttgataggaaagttCACCGGAACCTGTAATTCCTCCAAGAGTTTTcataaccacagtccttcacatatcccttgagcgATTGCCCTAAATTCAGCTTCatcactactacgagccaccacgttctgttttttgcttatccaagttaccagatttctccagacgaatgtacaataacctgtggtggaccttctatcttccactgatcctgcccaatctgcatccataaagatctctactttcttgctttcacatttcttaaagaaaagtCATCTTCCcagggatcccttgagatatctaagcatcttgtacacagcatctaagtgggcttcttttggtgaatgcatgtgttgacttactacactgactgcaaatgcaatatctggtctagtatgtgataggtagattagcttaccagccaatctctgatacctctccttttccaCTGGTATTCCACAGTCTTCGGCTCTCTTTACCGCTTCCATCggggtttcgctgggtttgcatgccagtttcaattaggagatcagtaatatgctttcgctgagaaacactaattccctttttcattctcgccacttccatgcccaaaaaataccacatttgtcccaagtctttaacttcaaattcagcagccagaactttcttcaatctctccatttctatagtatcatcaccagtaagaattatatcatcaacatacactattagtattgttctcttacctctttcagactgttggaagaacagtgtatgatctgattgcccttgtcgataaccttgattctttatcacttttgcgaatctgtcgaaccatgctctaggagattgtttgagtccatacaaggacttcttgagtttacacacccggttttcttcacctttcccaTTGAATCCTGGTGATAtagtcatgtatacttcttcttctaactctccatttaagaaagcatttttaatatcaagttgttgtagtggccaatctaaattggctgccaaggacaagagaactcgaactgtatttaagtttgccactggtgcaaatgtctttGTATAGTTAATGTCGTAAGTCTGTGTAAAAcattttgcaacaagtctggctttatatctttcaactgttccatcaaatttatatttcattgCGAAAACCCATTTACAAGCCACTGGCTTCTTCTCGTTCggtagatttgtcaactcccaagttgcatttttttctagggctcgcatttcttccatgactgcctctctccatttaggtattactagagcttcctgaatgttctttggcattttcatcctgtcaaggttagagacaaacgcacgataccctgtagacaagcttttataagacatgtatttagaccaagggtattgagtacatgacctgatttgttttctgattgcaataagtaaattgatatcatcaggtacaCGATTATCAGAAGAAAGCTCAATTACCAGATCGGGATTAGGCGTGGGCTCATGgttattcggagccatcaccggttccaacgctcttggtgcctcaagtatgagattctccctattctttgttgttggctttcttgagtaaacaagtatgtctgcattgttttgctctcctgtatctccccctgaggttaagtattctgttgtgtttggcaAGTCGGGAAGTAATGCAATGGAAAACTcgatagatgggtcagggaatgaagcaACAGGAGGTTCAATAGGTGGTACTGGTGCAGACTTAGTAGTAAAGaggtcaaagaaccgatcttcactccatttctccccctgaagagagggctttgggaaataaggagtggtttcaaagaacgtaacatcaagactaacaaacaGTCTTCTGGAGaccggatcatagcatttgtagcctttgcGGATAGgagaataaccaaggaagacacatttaatggcacaAGGATCCAATTTATCTCGGTGGTGTGCttgaacatgaacaaaagcaaTACAACCAAAGATTTTCAACGGGAAACTGAAGgtgagtcgagaggtaggaaaataTTCCTGGAATTTCTGAAGAGAGGTGACAAAGGAAAATACTCGACTcagcattcgattaatgagatgtgtggctattaagatggcatcgccccaaaaataatgctTCATATTGGTAGTGAACATTAATgcccgggctacttcaagtatatgtctattttttctttcaacaaccctattttgttgaggggtatccacaccccagaatagtattaaaatattccgtaccattatcaatacttaaattttgaatatgagtctggaactgtgtatgTATCATGGAATGAAAACTAATGAAAATGAAGCGGACTTCAGTTTTTTCTTTCAGTAAGTAggcccaacaaagacgagtatgatcatcaataaaggtaacaaaccattttgtattggtgcaaTTGAGGGAACGTGAGGGGccccacaaatcactgtgaaACATAGTAAATGGGTGAGacggtttgtatatggatgatgggaaagaagtacgacggtgttttgcaagctcatacacttcacattgaaactcaaaagacaatttatttgaacaaatagaaggaaacaaacgttttaaatattggaaattgggatgacccatccttgaatgccatagaatgtcataacaaaagttcactatctctagaaatagatgcagaatcacaagttgcagtattacatagttcactcaagcttgcctcctcaaagtagtagagtccctcatacgcctTAGCAGtaccaatcgtcttccccgatgataggtcttgaaaaacacaatgagaggaaacaaatttcgcagaacaatttgagtcttttgttaactgactgatggataacaagttgcaagataacttgggaacatgtaaGACAGATTGTAAAGTTATGGAGTctgatatgcgaatacttccttttccagcaactggtgagagagagcaatctgcaatttttactcttaaattcccaacatatggtgagtaggatgaaaacCATTGATAAGAActagtcatatgatcagatgcacccaagtcaattatccatggagatttgtaacaGGATGTAGTATTTAAAGCTGCcaaataattacctcggtgagccaggGAACCAGAGGAAGACTAACCCAATGTTTGAATAGATGAAAGCAT includes:
- the LOC131156740 gene encoding probable myosin-binding protein 6 isoform X2, which translates into the protein MALHAVHSWTLGALVGAFLDLVAAYILLSVSIFAFIASEILGLFGVCLPCIFNEVFGFWDGGISLLELLFDWPRQKISTVQATAKSRFPFSSMCVKNDEFCHMNVKLIEDRSSSTDCGAVEFEGEVSEQSFGHGNFFSKHSLGRMRYRAPASFVPVDGGDGFHDIRNTPTCASTQQIMKLSGTISDVEAVDKDSSSAKGFVKNPQDRMGISQNKVNAIRELEQALEEEKVFCAALSIELEKERAAAATAAEEAMAMILRLQKEKASIEMEARQYQRIIDEKSAYDEEEMNILKELLFIRDREKHILERQVDAYRQMTFLGNEQVGDDMHDMEINWGQMLASSHYLNEEPLLLQQQIDESISDKEMGENILCSSNNEALHVQKQSPSWNLHGDIVKQINLEKKVGEGGDQIGSNLHGCKVDTALNVHENKPILADEGSAKESGSSVCAALGGSRNCAPSTGVSCASCGRILSDFPGMGMPETEHGIHRNNSNVSSGSLVIVNSPGQTLSVDPGWTCTPAVSDERMKIEAEIESFRGRLHEVHEGRDKYSFSSEHLQVEKMLKLLVEITDELKVIRQLTGPRKAVQPASLPRPPSK
- the LOC131156740 gene encoding probable myosin-binding protein 6 isoform X1, which encodes MALHAVHSWTLGALVGAFLDLVAAYILLSVSIFAFIASEILGLFGVCLPCIFNEVFGFWDGGISLLELLFDWPRQKISTVQATAKSRFPFSSMCVKNDEFCHMNVKLIEDRSSSTDCGAVEFEGEVSEQSFGHGNFFSKHSLGRMRYRAPASFVPVDGGDGFHDIRNTPTCASTQQIMKLSGTISDVEAVDKDSSSAKGFVKNPQDRMGISQNKVNAIRELEQALEEEKVFCAALSIELEKERAAAATAAEEAMAMILRLQKEKASIEMEARQYQRIIDEKSAYDEEEMNILKELLFIRDREKHILERQVDAYRQMTFLGNEQVGDDMHDMEINWGQMLASSHYLNEEPLLLQQQIDESISDKEMGENILCSSNNEALHVQKQSPSWNLHGDIVKQINLEKKVGEGGDQIGSNLHGCKVDTALNVHENKPILADEGSAKESGSSVCAALGGSRNCAPSTGVSCASCGRILSDFPGMGMPETEHGIHRNNSNVSSGSLVIVNSPGQTLSVDPGWTCTPAVSDERMKIEAEIESFRGRLHEVHEGRDKYSFSSEHLQVEKMLKLLVEITDELKVIRQLTGPRKAVQPASLPRPPSKDILAVGLRELEGS